The Commensalibacter nepenthis genome has a window encoding:
- a CDS encoding RrF2 family transcriptional regulator, translated as MQLSLYTDYALRVLIYLSIHQDRLSSIHEIATCYDISQNHLMKVVHHLGKADFISTVRGRRGGLRLNKPPCDITLGSIVRHTEDTEQPIKCGKCVIQKNCIIKSIIFNAFESFYTVLDQYTLACVLQDYDKLHGLLTIAQPRAISCNQ; from the coding sequence ATGCAACTCTCTTTATATACAGATTATGCACTACGCGTTTTAATTTATCTGAGCATTCATCAAGATCGCCTCAGTTCTATTCACGAAATTGCTACCTGTTATGATATTTCGCAAAATCATCTGATGAAAGTCGTTCATCATCTTGGAAAAGCTGATTTTATTTCAACAGTTAGAGGGCGACGTGGAGGATTAAGATTGAATAAGCCCCCTTGCGACATCACTTTAGGCAGTATTGTCAGACACACAGAAGATACAGAACAACCCATTAAATGTGGGAAATGTGTTATTCAGAAAAACTGCATAATAAAATCAATTATTTTTAATGCGTTTGAATCTTTTTATACAGTACTCGATCAATATACTTTGGCTTGCGTTCTGCAAGATTATGATAAGTTACATGGATTGTTAACTATTGCACAGCCAAGAGCTATTAGTTGTAATCAGTAA
- a CDS encoding rod shape-determining protein translates to MFSRLFGFMSADMAIDLGTANTLVYVKGRGIVLNEPSVVAIAEVRGKKQVLAVGEEAKNMVGRTPGNITAIRPMRDGVIADFEVAEEMIKHFIQKVHNRRMFASPQIVICVPSGSTAVERRAIQESAEGAGARRVQLIEEPMAAAIGAGLPVTEPSGSMIVDIGGGTTEVAVISLGGIVYSRSVRVGGDRMDDAIIAYIRRHHNLLIGESSAEKIKMELGAAIATPSADGGPWREVKGRDLMNGVPREVLVSQEQIADSLAEPIAQIVEGVSVALENTPPELAADIVDKGIMLTGGGSLLARFDDVLRQATGLPVILAENPLDCVALGTGRALEEMKRLRNILTTMY, encoded by the coding sequence ATGTTTTCTCGTCTGTTCGGTTTTATGTCTGCAGACATGGCGATCGATCTTGGAACTGCTAATACATTGGTGTATGTCAAAGGTCGTGGAATAGTTTTAAATGAGCCTTCAGTGGTTGCAATTGCTGAGGTTCGTGGAAAAAAACAAGTTTTAGCAGTGGGTGAAGAAGCCAAAAATATGGTGGGACGTACTCCTGGTAATATTACTGCTATTCGTCCTATGCGCGATGGGGTTATTGCAGATTTTGAAGTCGCAGAAGAAATGATTAAGCATTTTATTCAAAAAGTGCATAATCGTCGTATGTTTGCCAGTCCTCAGATTGTTATTTGTGTGCCTTCCGGATCGACAGCAGTTGAAAGACGCGCCATTCAAGAAAGCGCAGAAGGTGCAGGGGCACGTAGAGTTCAATTAATTGAAGAACCAATGGCTGCTGCAATCGGCGCCGGTTTGCCTGTAACGGAGCCTTCTGGCAGCATGATTGTTGATATTGGTGGTGGTACGACCGAAGTCGCAGTGATTTCATTAGGTGGTATTGTTTATTCTCGTTCTGTACGCGTCGGTGGTGACAGAATGGACGACGCGATTATTGCCTATATCCGTCGTCATCATAATTTGTTGATTGGTGAAAGCTCTGCAGAAAAAATTAAAATGGAGTTGGGCGCCGCTATTGCAACACCTTCTGCTGATGGTGGACCTTGGCGTGAAGTCAAAGGGCGTGATTTGATGAATGGTGTCCCAAGAGAAGTTTTGGTGTCTCAAGAACAAATTGCGGATAGTTTGGCTGAACCGATTGCCCAAATTGTCGAGGGTGTCTCTGTTGCACTAGAAAATACACCTCCTGAATTGGCTGCTGACATCGTTGATAAAGGGATTATGTTAACGGGCGGTGGCAGTTTGCTGGCACGCTTTGACGATGTTTTACGTCAAGCAACAGGATTGCCAGTTATTCTTGCGGAAAATCCTTTGGATTGTGTTGCGCTTGGAACCGGTCGTGCGCTAGAGGAAATGAAACGTCTTAGAAATATTTTAACAACAATGTATTAA
- a CDS encoding amino acid permease, with protein sequence MIPTKHKKHVSTPPLKDGELAHTLERRHVVMISMGGIIGAGLFVGASASIHATGPAVLLSYVITGLMIFFVMRMLGELVIEKPEVGSFLNHIRRGMGHNVTFVLGWGYWLFWISAIAAESIAGGEMLQHYMHIPPEYSFAATMILGPILVIAMMLTNLFSVRGYGEFEFWFALIKIVAIAAFIVVGGMAISNLFGFKAGSVNNIWSHHGFFPNGVIAIFTIIPTVLFTVTGSEVATIAAAESDKPAENVAYATRTIIFRIVAFYVISIAIILSIVPWDQVIPGISPFLMALQAIHIPYASDIMEFTILIAILSCLNSSIYATSRTLFELAEYDDAPRWLIHTTSNGVPKRAIIAASFIGIAISIASYISPSHTFSYLLSCAGSIILFVYIAIGLSQINVRKRMQAANQLPIFQMWFFPYLSWLTVLSLTAVIIAMLFNNTARTQIIITCAILAVIGVIRIFTHKYSKTGEMKHTELK encoded by the coding sequence TTGATACCCACAAAACATAAAAAACACGTTTCCACCCCCCCTTTAAAAGACGGTGAGCTGGCTCATACTCTTGAACGGCGCCACGTTGTCATGATTTCGATGGGGGGCATCATTGGTGCTGGTCTTTTTGTTGGCGCATCTGCTTCTATTCACGCCACAGGACCTGCTGTTTTATTATCCTATGTTATCACAGGATTAATGATTTTCTTTGTCATGCGAATGTTGGGTGAACTGGTTATTGAAAAACCAGAAGTGGGTTCCTTTTTGAATCATATCCGTCGCGGAATGGGACATAATGTTACGTTTGTCCTTGGATGGGGATATTGGCTATTTTGGATTTCCGCCATTGCTGCTGAATCTATTGCTGGTGGAGAAATGTTACAACATTATATGCATATTCCACCAGAATATAGCTTCGCTGCAACCATGATCTTGGGTCCTATATTGGTTATTGCCATGATGCTCACGAACCTGTTTTCTGTACGTGGTTATGGTGAATTTGAATTTTGGTTTGCGTTGATTAAGATCGTTGCTATTGCTGCCTTTATTGTCGTTGGTGGCATGGCTATTTCGAATTTATTTGGTTTTAAAGCTGGAAGTGTCAACAATATTTGGTCCCATCATGGGTTTTTCCCCAATGGCGTTATTGCAATCTTTACCATTATTCCAACTGTTTTATTTACAGTTACAGGATCAGAGGTCGCAACAATTGCTGCTGCTGAATCAGATAAACCCGCCGAAAATGTTGCCTATGCAACCAGAACAATTATTTTCAGAATTGTTGCCTTTTATGTTATTTCTATTGCCATTATTTTATCAATCGTTCCTTGGGATCAGGTTATCCCTGGCATTTCACCCTTTTTAATGGCGTTACAAGCTATTCATATTCCGTATGCCTCTGACATTATGGAATTTACTATTTTAATCGCAATTTTATCTTGTTTAAACTCTTCGATTTATGCAACTTCCAGAACATTATTTGAACTTGCAGAGTATGATGATGCACCAAGATGGTTAATTCATACAACCAGCAATGGGGTTCCAAAACGCGCTATTATTGCAGCTTCTTTCATTGGGATTGCTATTTCAATTGCTTCTTATATCTCGCCTAGCCATACTTTCTCTTATCTTTTAAGCTGTGCTGGTTCGATTATCTTATTTGTTTATATCGCAATTGGTCTTTCACAAATTAACGTTCGCAAGAGGATGCAAGCAGCTAATCAATTACCCATTTTTCAAATGTGGTTCTTTCCTTATCTATCTTGGTTAACTGTTTTATCTTTAACTGCTGTCATCATTGCCATGCTATTCAATAATACAGCACGCACTCAAATTATCATCACCTGTGCAATTTTAGCAGTGATTGGAGTTATTCGTATTTTTACGCATAAATATAGTAAAACAGGCGAAATGAAGCATACAGAATTAAAATAA
- a CDS encoding Rne/Rng family ribonuclease encodes MTKKLLIDASYKEETRVVTLDGNCIENYDVENSTKKQLKGNIYLAKVIRIEPSLQAAFVEYGGNRHGFLAFSEIHPDYYQIPIADRNKLLDLNKNAIEDNQLDDENFDDQQPTTFNDDDDISQPVANIIKNYKIQEVIHKRQILLVQVVKEERGNKGAALTTYLSLAGRYCVLMPNSLRGGGISRKITSISERKRLKDIIAELNIPVHMGMIVRTAGAQCPKPDALKDGEYLLHLWDEIRDRTMKAVAPSLIYEDSSLLKRAIRDIYTSDIGEILIDGEEGWNIARDYMRALMPQNMRKLHLWRDQKQTLFSHYKVEKLIEQMLSPTVQLKSGGYLVINQTEALVAIDVNSGRSIKEKDLEETALRTNQEAADEIVRQLRLRDLAGLIVIDFIDMENRKHNYMVEKRLKNALHKDRARIQVGSISSFGLMEMTRQRLRPSISEFSFIPCHHCNGTGIIRSIPSACLHILRQIDEEARKSKPGVLTVHTSSNDIAFYILNQKRSWLLDIENKYKIQIILDIDTTLTESKISFSHEVNEALEQEQEAEQEKANFLLQESQSPFIREIPIQSESSETEEISEERENYQEKRRNNNRRSRYNNYKQRRAEQQSEEIVESVDVQPVAESNSQAIIITDQDEQPDISFHPVVNQDEYFAAKREDRPKRSNRYPRQPRWKRNKYQQATEDNNQENSRDLVETAVNIVPITEAETPSSVNMLKTDNDASSPAFISVDITDTKENAQPENTISVSAPSTAQSIAVDQSEKEIVAEKTPAKPVRKTTRKTSTVVQRKTATSKAKTVKPTEEAGDTPTTIATDEAEKKPVKKTTRTRKTTSTTKKATDVDNDASAKKAKPTSRKTVNKKPKTSNSEVTEETQPNQQDTIIKPIVIDNAPSPAPRAGWWKRSN; translated from the coding sequence ATGACTAAAAAATTGCTGATCGATGCCAGCTACAAAGAAGAAACACGTGTTGTTACCCTCGATGGTAATTGCATAGAAAATTATGATGTTGAAAATTCAACTAAAAAACAATTAAAAGGCAACATATACCTCGCCAAAGTTATTCGCATTGAGCCCAGTTTACAGGCCGCTTTTGTTGAATATGGTGGTAATCGTCATGGTTTCTTGGCTTTCAGCGAAATTCATCCTGATTATTATCAAATTCCAATCGCAGATCGTAACAAACTGCTTGATTTGAATAAAAATGCTATTGAAGATAATCAGCTTGATGATGAAAATTTCGACGATCAACAACCCACTACATTCAATGACGATGATGATATCAGCCAACCTGTTGCCAATATTATAAAAAATTATAAAATCCAAGAAGTTATTCATAAAAGACAAATATTATTAGTCCAAGTTGTCAAAGAAGAAAGAGGGAATAAAGGTGCCGCCCTCACAACCTATTTGTCCCTTGCTGGTCGTTATTGTGTGTTAATGCCGAACTCACTCAGAGGGGGTGGAATTTCCAGAAAAATTACATCTATCTCTGAAAGAAAACGCCTTAAAGACATCATTGCTGAATTAAATATCCCCGTCCATATGGGTATGATTGTTCGCACAGCAGGTGCTCAGTGTCCGAAACCTGACGCATTAAAAGATGGGGAATATCTTTTACATCTATGGGATGAAATTCGTGATCGTACAATGAAAGCTGTTGCGCCATCACTGATCTATGAAGATTCAAGTCTGTTAAAGCGTGCAATCAGAGATATTTATACTTCTGATATTGGTGAAATTTTAATTGATGGTGAAGAAGGTTGGAACATCGCCAGAGATTATATGCGCGCTTTAATGCCTCAAAATATGCGCAAACTTCATTTATGGAGAGATCAAAAACAAACGCTTTTCTCTCATTACAAAGTTGAAAAACTCATTGAGCAAATGCTGTCCCCAACAGTCCAATTAAAATCTGGGGGATATTTAGTTATCAATCAAACCGAAGCTCTGGTCGCCATTGATGTGAACTCTGGACGCTCTATCAAAGAAAAAGATTTAGAAGAAACAGCGTTACGTACCAATCAAGAAGCTGCCGATGAAATTGTTAGACAATTACGCCTTCGTGACTTAGCTGGGTTAATTGTTATTGATTTTATTGACATGGAAAATAGAAAACACAATTATATGGTCGAAAAGCGTCTTAAAAATGCTTTACATAAAGATCGTGCACGTATTCAAGTTGGATCCATCTCCTCATTTGGTTTAATGGAAATGACACGTCAGCGCCTGCGTCCCTCTATTTCTGAATTTTCTTTTATTCCTTGCCATCATTGTAATGGAACAGGAATTATACGCAGTATCCCAAGTGCTTGTTTGCATATTTTACGTCAAATTGATGAAGAAGCACGCAAATCTAAACCTGGTGTTTTAACAGTTCATACATCTTCAAACGATATTGCATTTTATATTTTAAATCAAAAACGTAGCTGGTTATTGGATATTGAAAATAAATATAAAATTCAAATTATTCTTGATATTGACACAACATTAACTGAATCAAAAATTTCTTTTTCTCATGAAGTGAATGAAGCGCTCGAACAAGAGCAAGAAGCAGAACAAGAAAAAGCAAATTTCTTGTTACAAGAAAGTCAAAGCCCTTTCATCAGGGAAATTCCGATCCAATCTGAATCTTCTGAAACAGAAGAAATTTCCGAAGAAAGAGAAAATTACCAAGAAAAACGTCGTAACAATAATAGACGTTCGCGTTACAATAATTATAAACAACGTAGAGCTGAACAACAATCGGAAGAAATTGTTGAATCTGTAGATGTTCAACCAGTCGCAGAAAGTAATTCCCAGGCAATCATCATCACCGATCAAGATGAACAGCCAGATATCAGCTTTCATCCAGTGGTTAATCAAGATGAATATTTTGCAGCCAAACGTGAGGATCGTCCTAAACGTTCCAATCGTTATCCACGTCAACCCCGTTGGAAACGCAATAAATATCAACAAGCTACAGAGGATAATAACCAAGAAAATTCTCGTGACTTAGTTGAAACCGCTGTCAATATTGTGCCTATTACAGAAGCCGAAACACCATCTTCTGTGAATATGCTTAAAACAGATAATGATGCGAGCTCTCCTGCTTTTATCTCGGTTGATATCACAGACACTAAAGAAAACGCTCAGCCAGAGAACACAATCTCCGTTTCTGCACCCTCAACGGCACAATCAATAGCAGTCGATCAATCTGAAAAAGAAATCGTTGCGGAAAAAACGCCTGCTAAACCAGTGCGTAAGACAACGAGAAAGACCTCTACTGTGGTGCAAAGGAAAACTGCAACATCAAAGGCAAAAACTGTTAAACCGACAGAAGAAGCCGGCGATACTCCTACAACGATTGCAACGGATGAAGCAGAAAAGAAACCTGTCAAAAAAACAACTCGTACGAGAAAAACAACATCAACTACAAAAAAAGCTACTGATGTTGATAATGATGCTAGTGCCAAAAAGGCAAAGCCCACTTCTCGCAAAACAGTAAACAAAAAACCGAAAACCTCTAACTCTGAGGTAACGGAAGAAACACAACCAAATCAACAGGATACTATAATTAAACCGATTGTCATTGATAATGCTCCTTCTCCGGCACCTCGTGCTGGCTGGTGGAAACGCTCAAACTAA
- a CDS encoding N-acetylmuramoyl-L-alanine amidase family protein, with protein MNDNIKSCNDIVRKSIPKMSRRIMLSASAALFMPSIAIAVDKVTKNSTSAKHSTNKSTKGKAPAIVGRAKPHVPVIILDPGHGGKDPGAVGYSGTYEKHIAYATAVELSKQLMRTGKYHVKLTRNADKFVPLDGRVDFAQSNKANLFVSMHADALNNHSIRGASVYTLSNHASDAQSAALASVENNADRYGGANVHVASPAVQKILASLVKLETKKESVAMAQNVVRSFHSRVNLLQNPKRYAAFVVLKSINIPSILVEMGFMSNRVDEESLKRAAYRTLIASSMRQAIDRYFAIGGSVTHLTG; from the coding sequence ATGAACGATAACATTAAAAGTTGTAATGATATTGTAAGAAAATCAATCCCCAAGATGTCAAGACGAATTATGTTATCAGCATCAGCGGCTTTATTTATGCCATCAATTGCAATTGCGGTTGATAAAGTGACGAAAAATTCAACAAGCGCAAAACATTCTACCAATAAAAGCACAAAAGGCAAAGCCCCCGCAATCGTTGGGCGAGCCAAACCGCATGTGCCTGTTATAATATTAGATCCGGGACATGGTGGTAAAGACCCTGGTGCGGTTGGATATTCTGGGACGTATGAAAAACATATAGCGTATGCAACAGCAGTAGAGCTCTCAAAGCAATTAATGCGCACAGGAAAATATCATGTAAAATTAACGCGGAATGCAGATAAATTTGTCCCGTTAGATGGTCGCGTTGATTTTGCTCAATCGAACAAGGCAAATTTGTTTGTTTCAATGCATGCGGATGCGTTAAATAATCATTCTATTAGAGGGGCGAGCGTCTATACTTTATCCAATCACGCTTCTGATGCTCAATCTGCGGCACTGGCTTCGGTCGAAAATAATGCGGATAGATATGGGGGGGCGAATGTGCATGTGGCATCCCCCGCAGTGCAAAAAATTTTGGCAAGTTTGGTAAAGTTAGAGACTAAGAAAGAATCTGTTGCGATGGCGCAAAATGTTGTGCGCTCTTTTCATTCTCGTGTTAATTTATTACAAAATCCCAAAAGATACGCAGCTTTTGTGGTCTTAAAATCAATTAATATCCCATCTATATTGGTGGAGATGGGATTTATGTCTAACCGAGTTGATGAGGAATCTTTGAAAAGAGCAGCGTATAGAACCTTGATTGCATCTTCGATGCGTCAAGCTATTGATAGATATTTTGCGATAGGGGGAAGCGTCACACATTTAACAGGTTAA
- the aspS gene encoding aspartate--tRNA ligase translates to MHRYRTHNCVALRASDVGSIVKLSGWVHSKRDHGGLLFIDLRDHFGITQIVIPADSSILETIEKVRVESVLCITGKVVSREEDTINPKLPTGEIEIQAENIEILSSAAVLPFQVNGNENYPEDLRLTYRYIDLRRERIHRNILLRSNVISSLRNRMIERGFTEFQTPILTASSPEGARDFLVPARLHPGKFYALPQAPQQFKQLAMVAGFDRYFQIAPCFRDEAARADRSPGEFYQLDFEMSFVTQEDVFETLEPVMEGIFKEFAPNHNISQAPFERIPYKTAMKEYGSDKPDLRNPLKITDVTTAFDGSGFGLFAKITAEGGEVRAIPAPGAGNKPRSFFDKLNNWAREEKMGGLGYITFDETGAAKGPIAKNLDELRCEEIKKACNLQNGDAVFFVAGKGLEMVKFSGTVRTKIATELELIEQNAFRFCWIVDFPMYELNEETGLIDFSHNPFSMPQGGLEALNSQDPLEINAYQYDIVCNGIELSSGAIRNHRPDIMIRAFEIAGYPEEEVEKRFGGMLNAFRYGAPPHGGAAPGVDRIVMLLTDEPNIREVILFPLNQQGEDLMMCAPAPTTPERLKELSLALNLPKVAVKKTENASSNENE, encoded by the coding sequence ATGCATCGCTATCGTACTCATAATTGTGTTGCTCTCAGAGCAAGTGACGTTGGATCAATTGTTAAACTTTCTGGCTGGGTACATAGTAAAAGAGACCATGGCGGGTTATTATTCATCGATCTTCGGGACCATTTTGGTATTACTCAAATTGTAATTCCTGCGGATTCTTCTATACTCGAAACAATTGAAAAAGTCAGAGTAGAAAGCGTATTGTGCATTACAGGGAAAGTCGTTTCACGTGAAGAAGATACAATTAATCCTAAATTACCCACAGGTGAAATTGAAATCCAAGCTGAAAATATAGAAATCCTTTCTTCTGCTGCAGTTTTACCTTTTCAAGTCAATGGTAATGAAAATTACCCCGAAGATTTACGCTTAACTTATCGTTATATTGATCTACGTCGTGAACGTATTCACCGTAATATTTTATTAAGATCCAACGTTATCTCTAGCCTACGCAATCGTATGATTGAACGAGGATTTACTGAATTTCAAACACCAATTCTGACCGCATCATCTCCTGAAGGTGCTAGAGACTTTTTGGTTCCAGCACGCTTGCATCCTGGCAAATTTTATGCCCTACCTCAAGCGCCTCAACAATTCAAACAATTAGCAATGGTTGCTGGATTTGATCGCTATTTCCAAATTGCACCTTGTTTCCGTGATGAAGCTGCTCGTGCGGATCGTTCTCCTGGAGAATTCTATCAATTAGATTTTGAAATGTCTTTCGTAACTCAAGAAGATGTCTTTGAAACGCTAGAACCTGTTATGGAAGGCATTTTTAAAGAATTCGCACCAAATCATAACATCAGTCAAGCTCCTTTTGAACGTATTCCTTATAAAACTGCTATGAAAGAATATGGTAGCGATAAGCCTGATTTACGTAATCCGTTAAAAATTACTGATGTAACAACTGCGTTTGATGGTTCTGGTTTTGGGTTATTTGCTAAAATCACGGCTGAAGGCGGTGAAGTTCGTGCAATTCCTGCCCCTGGTGCTGGAAATAAACCGCGTTCTTTCTTTGATAAGCTTAATAACTGGGCTAGAGAAGAAAAAATGGGCGGCTTGGGTTATATTACTTTTGATGAAACGGGCGCAGCCAAAGGTCCAATTGCTAAAAACCTTGATGAATTACGTTGTGAAGAAATTAAAAAGGCTTGTAACCTTCAAAATGGTGATGCAGTTTTCTTTGTGGCTGGTAAAGGACTGGAGATGGTTAAATTTTCAGGCACAGTGCGTACAAAGATTGCTACTGAACTAGAACTTATCGAACAAAATGCATTCCGTTTCTGTTGGATTGTTGACTTCCCAATGTATGAGTTAAATGAAGAAACAGGATTGATTGATTTCTCTCATAATCCATTCTCTATGCCTCAAGGGGGGTTGGAAGCATTAAACAGTCAAGATCCTTTGGAAATTAACGCATATCAATATGATATTGTTTGTAATGGGATTGAGCTTTCTTCTGGTGCGATCCGTAACCACCGCCCTGACATTATGATCCGCGCGTTTGAGATTGCTGGCTATCCAGAAGAAGAGGTTGAAAAACGCTTTGGTGGGATGTTGAATGCATTCCGTTATGGAGCACCTCCTCATGGTGGTGCTGCTCCTGGAGTTGATCGTATTGTAATGTTATTAACGGATGAGCCAAACATTCGTGAAGTTATTTTATTCCCGTTAAATCAACAAGGCGAAGATTTAATGATGTGCGCCCCTGCCCCCACAACACCAGAACGGTTGAAAGAACTTTCTTTGGCTTTAAACCTGCCTAAAGTGGCTGTAAAAAAAACAGAGAATGCCTCTAGTAATGAAAACGAGTAA
- a CDS encoding sulfurtransferase TusA family protein: MSEIVLDVKGLLCPLPVLKANRALQTLEKGKNLRILATDRGTIKEFQEFCRQTGHALIAFSDHGTVLSFLIKRK, from the coding sequence ATGAGTGAGATCGTTTTAGATGTTAAAGGATTATTATGCCCTTTACCTGTTTTAAAAGCGAACCGTGCATTACAAACCCTAGAAAAAGGCAAAAATTTACGTATTCTGGCAACAGATCGTGGCACGATCAAAGAGTTTCAAGAATTTTGTCGTCAAACAGGACATGCATTAATTGCTTTTTCAGATCATGGAACGGTGCTATCCTTTTTAATAAAACGAAAATAA
- a CDS encoding polyprenyl synthetase family protein: MTSSTTYDAESLRNSLTQRAKELEKTLDKQFPRMKGGEANLIEAMRYAVLGGGKRLRGYLVTEVASLFNVPLAQSIYVGASVEMLHAYSLIHDDLPAMDDDDLRRGKPSTHIKYGEAIAILAGDALQTKAFELLTMEEIHESATIRIQLVKSLAEASGSTGMVGGQVIDMEGENRHLTLPEVLNLHAMKTGRLICYSAEAGAILGKATPDLKNHIISYGRDLGTAFQIADDVLDATASAEELGKTAGKDDAAGKSTFVSLLGIEDARKEADRLVAKAIRHLEPFGAAADNLRALAEYVVYRKN, encoded by the coding sequence ATGACATCTTCTACGACATATGATGCTGAATCTCTACGTAATTCTTTAACCCAACGCGCAAAAGAACTAGAAAAAACATTGGACAAACAATTCCCTCGTATGAAGGGTGGAGAAGCCAATTTAATTGAGGCGATGCGTTATGCTGTTCTTGGTGGGGGAAAACGCCTCAGAGGATATTTGGTTACAGAAGTAGCCTCTTTATTTAATGTACCACTGGCACAATCCATATATGTTGGCGCATCCGTTGAAATGCTTCATGCCTATTCTTTGATCCATGATGACTTGCCTGCAATGGATGATGATGATTTACGTCGTGGAAAACCATCTACTCATATTAAATATGGTGAAGCAATTGCTATTTTAGCAGGCGATGCTTTACAAACCAAAGCATTTGAATTGCTGACGATGGAAGAAATTCACGAAAGTGCAACCATTCGTATTCAACTGGTAAAATCTTTGGCTGAAGCAAGTGGATCAACTGGAATGGTCGGCGGTCAAGTGATTGATATGGAAGGGGAAAACCGTCACCTTACATTACCAGAAGTCCTTAATTTACATGCAATGAAAACGGGACGTCTAATTTGTTACTCTGCCGAAGCAGGTGCTATTTTAGGTAAAGCAACACCTGACTTAAAAAATCATATTATTAGTTATGGTAGAGATTTAGGTACTGCTTTTCAAATTGCTGATGATGTTTTAGATGCCACCGCAAGTGCAGAAGAGCTTGGAAAAACCGCAGGGAAAGATGACGCAGCTGGAAAATCAACCTTTGTTTCATTATTAGGAATCGAAGACGCCAGAAAAGAAGCCGATCGTTTGGTTGCCAAAGCTATTCGTCATTTAGAGCCTTTTGGGGCTGCTGCTGACAATTTGCGTGCTTTGGCTGAATATGTTGTCTATCGTAAAAACTAA
- a CDS encoding TlyA family RNA methyltransferase, giving the protein MAGKKRIDVLLVDRGLVESRTKAQALIMAGLVFSKEQRVNKAGDMVREDTELSVKQQPHPWVSRGGIKLDHALSAFHLSPKGLNCIDVGASTGGFTDVLLTNGANKVYAIDVGHGQLAWKIRSDERVVVHEKCNARYLTQEIVPDPVQVVVCDASFISLKMVLPAALSLCQSGGWAVALIKPQFEAGREHVGSKGVVRDPAIHEKVCQEIRTWWESLDNWNILGIETSPITGPEGNVEFLIAARKI; this is encoded by the coding sequence ATGGCTGGTAAAAAACGTATTGATGTCCTCTTGGTCGACAGAGGATTAGTAGAAAGCCGCACCAAAGCTCAAGCTCTCATTATGGCAGGTCTTGTCTTCAGCAAAGAACAGCGCGTTAATAAAGCTGGCGACATGGTGCGTGAAGATACAGAACTGAGCGTCAAACAACAACCTCATCCTTGGGTTTCGAGAGGAGGCATTAAACTTGACCATGCGTTATCTGCATTTCACCTATCCCCAAAAGGATTAAACTGTATTGATGTTGGTGCATCAACAGGTGGTTTTACAGATGTTTTACTGACTAATGGTGCTAATAAAGTTTATGCGATTGATGTCGGTCATGGGCAGCTTGCTTGGAAAATACGCAGTGATGAAAGAGTTGTTGTGCATGAAAAATGCAATGCACGATATTTAACCCAAGAAATCGTTCCAGATCCTGTGCAAGTCGTTGTGTGTGATGCCAGCTTTATTAGCCTTAAAATGGTATTGCCAGCAGCGCTTTCTTTGTGCCAGTCTGGCGGATGGGCTGTGGCATTAATCAAACCACAATTCGAAGCTGGTAGAGAACATGTCGGTTCCAAAGGCGTCGTACGTGATCCAGCAATTCATGAAAAAGTTTGCCAAGAAATCAGAACTTGGTGGGAAAGTTTGGACAACTGGAATATTTTAGGTATTGAAACCAGCCCTATCACTGGTCCCGAAGGTAATGTTGAATTCCTCATTGCTGCTAGAAAAATATAA
- a CDS encoding exodeoxyribonuclease VII small subunit produces MTNDLSSLSFEDALSELEKIVHNLETGQQKLEEAIVSYERGAQLRRYCEKKLNEAEARVQIIVKKDDNSLDTETIE; encoded by the coding sequence ATGACCAATGATTTATCCTCTCTTTCGTTCGAGGATGCTTTAAGCGAACTGGAAAAAATTGTTCATAACCTAGAAACAGGTCAACAAAAACTAGAAGAAGCCATTGTCTCTTATGAGCGTGGTGCGCAGTTACGGCGTTACTGTGAAAAAAAACTAAATGAAGCAGAGGCTCGTGTTCAAATCATTGTCAAAAAAGATGATAACAGCCTTGATACTGAAACTATTGAATAA